A stretch of the Clarias gariepinus isolate MV-2021 ecotype Netherlands chromosome 26, CGAR_prim_01v2, whole genome shotgun sequence genome encodes the following:
- the LOC128513831 gene encoding myelin-associated glycoprotein-like, which produces MDRFRTLKPFIAVSLLVGVCHCWWVSVDSVNAVRGSCVLVPCRTVAYSKVAWYKYARWGYPTVYSNERSEILSEFSGRTSVPGSRYSGDCSLRINNVQDSDSEEGLYVWVWDRDGYNQGFYEDHQIINIYVWDPTEPEISVESKQVEGKPFTATCKFRHSCRSSPPRIYWYGPSPISNAFTNTKDWEGFWESQATATFSVTQDTFSDAPTDVKVDYTGSSSVVEGGQISLKCTSTSRPAPTHYKWFISPNSTSFSPSGSTVVLLDVRRNTSVSCIVNNSIGQDESKQLFLNVHCE; this is translated from the exons TTTCACTGCTAGTTGGTGTGTGTCACTGCTGGTGGGTGTCCGTGGATTCAGTCAATGCCGTCAGGGGTAGCTGCGTCTTGGTGCCGTGCCGCACTGTGGCTTACAGTAAAGTCGCCTGGTACAAGTATGCGAGATGGGGATACCCAACTGTCTACTCTAATGAACGCAGTGAGATATTAAGTGAGTTTAGTGGAAGGACATCAGTCCCAGGATCTCGTTATAGTGGAGACTGCAGTTTAAGGATTAACAACGTCCAGGACAGTGACAGTGAGGAGGGCCTGTACGTATGGGTCTGGGATAGAGATGGGTACAACCAAGGATTTTATGAAGATCATCAAATCATCAACATATATGTCT GGGATCCTACAGAGCCTGAAATATCTGTTGAAAGCAAACAAGTAGAGGGCAAGCCTTTTACTGCAACATGCAAATTCCGCCATTCCTGCCGCTCGTCTCCACCACGGATTTACTGGTACGGTCCGAGTCCCATTTCTAATGCGTTTACCAACACGAAGGACTGGGAGGGATTTTGGGAATCTCAGGCCACTGCTACATTCAGTGTAACTCAGGACACATTCTCAG ATGCCCCAACAGATGTGAAAGTAGATTACACAGGAAGCAGCTCTGTGGTCGAGGGTGGCCAGATCTCACTTAAATGTACCAGCACGAGCAGGCCTGCACCCACGCACTACAAGTGGTTCATTTCCCCAAACAGCACCAGCTTCAGTCCCAGTGGAAGTACTGTTGTCCTTCTAGATGTGAGGAGAAACACATCTGTTTCCTGCATCGTCAATAACTCTATCGGACAGGATGAATCAAAGCAGCTGTTTCTCAATGTCCATTGTGAGTAG